The genomic interval CGACCACGAAGCTGACCTCGAAGCCGATCGGACGGCGGGCGGCGTCGGTTTCGCGGTAGCTGCCGTCGAAGAGGGTCGCGGCGAGCCGATGGCTGGCGAAAGCCAGCTTCGTGGTGCCGGTGTCCAGCTCCCCGTAGTCGCCGCTCTCGTGCACGAAACCGGGCCGGACCCCGAAGGCCCGCTGCCAGAACGCGAGCGAGTCCTGCACCCGCTCCACGTAGACGATGGTGTGGGAGAAGCGCATGCCGGCGACCGTACCCCAAGCGCCGCGGCCGGAGGCCGGTTCGGCGGCCCGCTACCCTCGCCGCCCGCCGCCGGGCCGCCGCCATGACCGAATCCACCCCCGGGCGGTCCGCCGCCGAACCCGCCTCCCCCGTGCTCAGCTCGCCGCTCGTCGACGTCCAGGGCAAGTCCGATGGGCGGCGCGTGCCGATCGACCGGGTCGGCGTGAAGAACGTCCGCTACCCCATCTCGCTGGCGACGCCCGCCGGGGGGGCGCACGCCGGCCCGCGCCAGCACACCATCGCCCGGATCGACATGTACGTCTCGCTGCCCCACCACCAGAAGGGCACGCACATGAGCCGCTTCCTGGAGGTGCTCAACGAGCACCACGACGGGCTGCCCAGCCACGACGTGATGAACCTGTGCCGCGCCATCCGCGAGCGCCTCGAGGCCGAGGACGCGCACCTGCGGTTGGAGTTCCCGTACTTCATCGACAAGCGAGCCCCGGTGACCGGGCAGCCCGGCAAGCTGGACATCGAGGTCGTGCTTGAGGCCCACGCGAGCGGGAGCGAGCCGGGGCCCGACGCGCCGATCGGCCCGGCGAGCCCCGGCTTCACGATGACGGTGCGCGTCCCCGCCACCTCGCTGTGCCCGTGCAGCAAAGAGATCTCCGCCTACGGCGCCCACAACCAGCGTTGCGAGATGGAGGCAAGCGTCCGCTTCTTTCCCGGCAAGCGGATGTGGATCGAGGACCTCTTCGCGATCGTCGAGGGCTGCGCGAGCACCCAGGTGTTCTCGACGCTCAAGCGGCCCGATGAGAAGTTCGTGACCGAGGCCGCTTACGACAACCCCAAGTTCGTGGAGGACATCGTGCGCGACCTCGCGATGGCGATGGAAGCCGACGACCGCGTGTCTTGGTACCGGGTGGGCAGCGAAAACTTCGAGTCCATCCACTCGCACAACGCGTACGCGCAGCTGGAGCACGCGAAGAGCGCGGAGCCGCAATGAAGGCCGCAGGAGCGAGCGAAGAAGCGGGGAAGCGGAGAAGCGAAGGCGTCGGCAGGCGCCGGCCGATGCGACACCGTGCTTCGATTCTCTGTGCCTGACCTCTTCGCTTCCCCTCCTCTTCGCTTCTTCGCTTGAGCGGCGCAGCCGCTGCCCGCCCCCCCGCCGAGCCCGACCAAGCGATGTTCACCAAGCCCCTCACCCCGCTCTGGCGCAACCTCAGCTTCACGCTGATGTGGACCTCCACCGCCGCCAGCGGGTTCGGTGACCGCATGATGATGGTCGCGGCGCTCGCGCTGCTCGGGGCGCTCGGTGCGGCGTCGGAGTCGACGGCGCTCAACGCGGGCACGCAGTTCTGGTTCTTCCTGCCGTACCTGTTCTTCTCGCTGCCGGCGGGCTGGTTGAGCGACCACCTGCCCCGCAAGTGGGTGATGTTCTTCTGCGACGAGAGCCGCGCAGCCATCCTGTTCCTGGGCTTCTGGCTCATCCCACCCGATCTCACCACCGGCGGGATCCCGCTGGAGGATCACTGGAAGGTGATGGGCGTCCTATTTCTGGTCGGAACGGCGGCAAGCTTCTTCAACCCGGCACGCAGCTCGATCGTCCCGCAGGTGGTCGCTCCCAAGCAGCTGCAGGCCGGCAACGCGATCCTGCTGTCGATCAGCGTGATCGCCTCGATGATCGGCCTGGTGGTCGGCGGCTACCTGATCGATCCCGACGAGGGCTCGACGGTGAAGAACGGGCTCTGGCTCGCTTTCCTTCTGTACGCGGTCAGCGGGACCTTCTTCACCTTCATGCGGGTGAAGGACCCCGTGGTCGAGGATCCCGACGAACCACGTGAGAAGCGGACGCTGATGCAGGCCGCTCGGTACATCCGCTCGCACCCGAAGCTGATCCGGCTGATGGGGCTGCACGCGATCGTGTGGGCGGGAGCGATGATCGTGTACTCGGCCGTCCTCGCGGTCGGCAAGATCAACTTCGAGCTTTCGGGCAACGACCTCCTGGAGCACTTCGCCTGGATGGGCCCGGTGCTCGGCTTCGGGATGCTGGTGGGGGCGATCCTCGTCGGGCTGATCCGGACGCGGCGCGAGGTGGTGCTGCCGATGATGCTCAGCCTGCTGCTCGCGGGGCTGTGCGTCACCGTGGTCGCGTTCGTGAAGGTCTACTGGCTCGCGCTGCTGTGCTCGTTCTTGCTGGGTCTCTTCGGGAACATCACGATCATCAGCGCCCTGACGCTGCTGCAGAGCATCACGCCCAACTACATCCGCGGCCGGGTCATGGGCCTGGACTCGATGAGCTCGACGGCGATGTCGGTGATCGTCTCGGCGATCGTCTACCAGATGCCCGACGCCGACCGGAACATCCTCACCGTGATGTACTTCGTGGGGCCGGTGATGTTCCTCATCGGGCTGGTGCAGCTGGTGCGGCACATGAAGTCGGGCCGGATGGACTCGGCGGCCGCGAACGTGTTCCGCCGCATCGAGCGGTGGTTCTGCCTGGTCTGGCACCGCCTGGAGTGGACCGACCTGCACCGCGTGCCCCGCACCGGCGGCGTCATCCTCGCGAGCAACCACACGACGGCGCTGGACCCCTTCCTGCTGCAAGCCGCCGTGCCCCGGCCGATCCGGTGGCTGATGCTCACGAGCTACCGCTTCAGAGCCTTCGAGCCGCTCTGGAGGACGATCGACCCGGTCTTCCTCGAAGTGGATCCGGCCTCCGACGAGGTCGCTCCGGGGCCGGCGCAGGTGCGGGACCTCGCGAAGCGGCTCCGGGGCGGCGACCTCGTCGGCGTCTTCCCGGAGGGTCACCTGCAGTACGAGAGCCGGGAACTGGACACCTTCCAGGAGGGCGCCGCCGCCCTCTCCCGCCTGTCGGGTGCCGTCATCGTGCCCTGCTTCATCAGCGGCACGCCGCGCTCGCGTTCGATGATCACCCACCTCTTCAAGCCCACGCACAGCCGGATCGCCTTCGGGGAGGGCTTC from Phycisphaera mikurensis NBRC 102666 carries:
- a CDS encoding VOC family protein; this encodes MRFSHTIVYVERVQDSLAFWQRAFGVRPGFVHESGDYGELDTGTTKLAFASHRLAATLFDGSYRETDAARRPIGFEVSFVVDDVQAAYERAVASGAEAFAAPVEHPWGQTVAYVRDGDGTIVALGSEMEGMP
- the folE2 gene encoding GTP cyclohydrolase FolE2; translation: MTESTPGRSAAEPASPVLSSPLVDVQGKSDGRRVPIDRVGVKNVRYPISLATPAGGAHAGPRQHTIARIDMYVSLPHHQKGTHMSRFLEVLNEHHDGLPSHDVMNLCRAIRERLEAEDAHLRLEFPYFIDKRAPVTGQPGKLDIEVVLEAHASGSEPGPDAPIGPASPGFTMTVRVPATSLCPCSKEISAYGAHNQRCEMEASVRFFPGKRMWIEDLFAIVEGCASTQVFSTLKRPDEKFVTEAAYDNPKFVEDIVRDLAMAMEADDRVSWYRVGSENFESIHSHNAYAQLEHAKSAEPQ
- a CDS encoding MFS transporter, producing the protein MFTKPLTPLWRNLSFTLMWTSTAASGFGDRMMMVAALALLGALGAASESTALNAGTQFWFFLPYLFFSLPAGWLSDHLPRKWVMFFCDESRAAILFLGFWLIPPDLTTGGIPLEDHWKVMGVLFLVGTAASFFNPARSSIVPQVVAPKQLQAGNAILLSISVIASMIGLVVGGYLIDPDEGSTVKNGLWLAFLLYAVSGTFFTFMRVKDPVVEDPDEPREKRTLMQAARYIRSHPKLIRLMGLHAIVWAGAMIVYSAVLAVGKINFELSGNDLLEHFAWMGPVLGFGMLVGAILVGLIRTRREVVLPMMLSLLLAGLCVTVVAFVKVYWLALLCSFLLGLFGNITIISALTLLQSITPNYIRGRVMGLDSMSSTAMSVIVSAIVYQMPDADRNILTVMYFVGPVMFLIGLVQLVRHMKSGRMDSAAANVFRRIERWFCLVWHRLEWTDLHRVPRTGGVILASNHTTALDPFLLQAAVPRPIRWLMLTSYRFRAFEPLWRTIDPVFLEVDPASDEVAPGPAQVRDLAKRLRGGDLVGVFPEGHLQYESRELDTFQEGAAALSRLSGAVIVPCFISGTPRSRSMITHLFKPTHSRIAFGEGFVVSRGDDVAAATASLRAAIEQLAAEEAERAEGRGRRRFRRRKKLDAE